The genomic region tcatgttttaggTATACCCACTCACTAACGACTGTAATGCATTGCTTCATGTGTTGGGTATACTAACGACTGTAATGCATTGTTTCTGTGTTGGGTATACCACCACTAACAACTGTAATGCATTGCTTCATGTGTGGGTATACTCACTACAACAACTGTAATGCATTGCTCATGTGTTGGGTATACTCACTACTAACGACTGTAATGCATTGCTTCATGTGTTGGTATACTCACTTACTAACGACTGTAATGCATTGCTTCATGTGTTGGGTATACTCACTACTAACAACTGTAATGCATTGCTTTATGTGTATGGGTACTACACTACTAATCGACTGTAATGCATTGCTTCATGTGTTGGGTATACTCAAAACTAACAACTGTAATGCATTGCTTCATGTGTTGGGTATACTCCGCCACTAACAACTGTAATGCATTGCTTCATGTTGGGTGTACTTACTACTAACGACTGTAATGCATTGCTTCATGTGTTGGGTATACTGCCAACTAACGACTGTAATGCATTGTTTCGTTGGGTATACTTACTACTAACGACTGTAATGCATTGCTTCATGTGTTGGGTATACTCACTACTAACAACTGTAATGCATTTTCATGTGTTGGGTATACTCACTACTAACAACTGTAATGCATTGTTTCATGTGTTGGTATACTCAAAACTAACAACTGTAATGCATTGCTTCCATGGTTGGGTATACTTACTACTAACGACTGTAATGCATTGTTCATGTGTTGGGTATACTTACTACTAACGACTGTAATGCATTGCTTCATGGGTATACTTACTACTAACGACTGTAATGCATTGTTTCATGTGTTGGGTATACCACTACTAACGACTGTAATGCATTGCTTCATGTGTTGGGTATACTCGCCACTAACGACTGTAATGCATTGCTTCATGTGTTGGGTATACTTACCAACTAACGACGTAATGCATTGCTTCATGTTGGTATACCTCACTACTAACAACATTGCTTATTTTCACCACTACTTGGAAACTGGTTGTGTATCAGCAGGGTAATCATTTCTTATCATCTCAAGCAACTATAAAAGAGAAAATCTCTAACACttacattacaaataatgttttatttttctcttcattatTCATTTGCCCACTTACAACATAACCTTGTGAAATAACCTTTTCGAGATATAAACTGACCCTAAATTTTTGTAGGTTTTCAAGCCATAGACCACAACTGTCTCtgcatgtatattttttaatgtataaagatTCTGCTGAAGAACAGAGATACCTCACAACCTGAGGAAAGAAAAGGAAGCTTTGAATACCTAATCAAAGAAAGAGCAGTAAGAAACTTGAACTATATGTAGAGTTTATGGTCAAAACTAAATATGTAGTATTCTTGTCCATTTTATACACAATTTCTGTCATGTATATCTGATGTTTGTGTTCTTGTACCTACAGGTATTTAGTGCCCTTACAAGATTAACTGTACAGCAGTATCTAAGGTTATAcaagttaaaactaatttttattgtattattacattGTAGGTAACTCACTCTCAATTGCACTTACGGCCACCACTATTACTGAACATTAATCAAATAGACTTAACCCGGAAAAAgattgtaataattttactttgcAGTTGgaatttgttactttatttatgtaTGAAATGCTTCAAAAGGTTGATTTGTGATGTTTCACATTGTTCTGAGTTTAATTTCTCATGTCACTTTAGAGTATGGTTGTACCAGAAAACCGAGATGGAAAGACCTTGATCATCCTGACGACTTGGAGATGTAACTCCAGCAAATCAGACAGTTAACACCAGAAAAGCTGGGGAGCGGTGAGTCGCACAGCAAACAAAAGGTATGTGacagttcagatatcatacctttttgtattgtacagatgtctgttgtagtaaagtatgtgacaTTGTATTCATGTTCATTGCATTGTAAAAGTATGTTAGGTGGAGAGTTCAGTATATCGATGCATTTTATTAGAAGCAGCagtatgttttattgtattgtaaaaGTGAGTAGTAGTTCGAGATATcataatttattgtattgttaagatgtctattgtagtaaagtatgttagagttcagatatcataccttttattgtattgttaagatgtctattgtagtaaagtatgagAGTTCCTATCatccttttattgtattgttaagatgtctactGTAGTAAAGTATCAGATTCATCATacctttattgtattgttaagatgtctattgtagtaaagtatgttagagttcagatatcatacctttattgtattgttaagatgtctattgtagtaaagtatgttagagttcagatatcatacctttattgtattgttaagatgtctattgtagtaaagtatgtgagagttcagatatcataccctttattgtattgttaagatgtctactgtagtaaagtatgttagagttcagatatcataccctttattgtattgttaagatgtctctTTTGTtagtaaagtatgtgagagttcagatatcatacctttattgtattgttaagatgtctgttgtagtaaagtatgtgagagttcagatatcataaATCTTTTacaagatgtctattgtagtaaagtatgttagagttcagatatcataccttttattgtattgttaagatgtctattgtagtaaagtatgttagagttcagatatcatacctttattgtattgttaagatgtctattgtagtaaagtatgttagagttcagatatcatacctttattGTATTgctaagatgtctattgtagtaaagtatgttggagttcagatatcatacctttattgtattgttaagatgtctattgtagtaaagtatgagagagttcagatatcataccttttattgtattgttaagatgtcatTGTAGTAAAGCATGTGAGAGTTCAAATATCataacttttattgtattgttaagatgtctattgtagtaaagtatgtgagagtTCAAATAtacataccttttattgtattgttaagatgtctgttgtagtaaagtatgttagagttcagatatcatacctttattgtattgttaagatgtctgttGTAGTAAAGTATGAGAGTTCAAATATCATACCTTTATCGCATTGTTAAGATGTtcattgtagtaaagtatgtgagagttcaaatatcatacccttattgtattgttaagatgtccctgtagtaaagtatgtgagagttcagatatcatacctttattgtattgttaagagtTTGTATGTAAAGTATGttagttcagatatcatacctttattgtattgttaagatgtctattgtagtaaagtatgttagagttcagatatcataccttttattgtattgttaagatgtctattgtagtaaagtatgttacagttcagatatcataccttttattgtattgttaagatgttcattgtagtaaagtatgtgagagttcaaatatcataccttttattgtattgttaagatgtttattgtagtaaagtatgttaggGTTCAAATATCATacctttattgtattgttaagatgtctattgtagtaaagtatgtgagagttcaaatatcataccttttattgtattaaagatgtctgttgtagtaaagtatgtgagagttcagatatcataccttttattgtattgttaagatgtctgttGTAAGAGTTTGTGATGATATCATacctttattgtattgttaagatgtctattgtagtaaagtatgttacatttcagatatcataccttttattgtattgttaagatgtcattgtagtaaagtatgttagagttcaaatatcatacctttattgtattgttaagatgtccattgtagtaaagtatgttagagctcagatatcatacctttattgtattgttaagatgtctgttGTAGTAATGTATGTGAGAGTTcaaatatcataccttttattgtattgttaagatgtctattgtagtaaagtatgttagagCTCAGATATCCacctttatttattattgttaagatgtctgttGTAGTAAAGTATTTGacagttcagatatcatacctttattgtattgttaagatgtctattgtagtaaagtatgagagttaaaatatatctttattgtattgttaagatgtctgttgtagtaaagtatgtgagagttcaaatatcatacctttattgtattgttaagatgtctattgtagtaaagtatgttagagctcagatatcatacctttattgtattgttaagatgtctgttgtagtaaagtatgtgagagtTCAAATATCATACCTATTGTAAGTTAAGTATAAAAGCTGTTAGTCCAGTATTAATCAtagtttattgtattgttaagatgttcATTGTAAAGTATGTTACAGTTCAGATAATCATACCCTTTATTGtattaagatgtctattgtagtaatgttacagtcagtatCATCATACCCTTTATTGTAATGTTAATgtgtagtaaagtatgtgagagttcagatatcatacctttattgtattgttaagatgtctattgtagtaaagtgtgagagttcagatatcataattcttattgtattgttaagatgtctattgtagtaaagtatgttagagttcaaatatcataccttttattgtattgttaagatgtctattgtagtagtATGTGacagttcagatatcataccttttattgtattgttaagatgtctattgtagtaaagtatgttagagttcagatatcataccttttattgtattgttaagatgtctgttTGTAGTAGAAGTATATGtgagagttcagatatcatacctttattgtattgttaagatgtctattgtagtagtaaagtatgtgagtaggctcagatatcataccttttttattgtattgttaagatgtctgcTTGTAGTAGAGTATGtgagagttcagatatcataccttttattgtaatcgttaagatgtctattgtagtaaagtatgtgagagtTCAATATATCATACCTTTGTTATTGTATAATTGGAATGATCTGTATTTGTAGTGGTAGTATGACAGTTCAGATATCatctttattgtattgttaagatgtctgttgtagtaaagtatgtgagagtTCAAATATCATACCTTTTGattattgttaagatgtctgttGTAGTAGGAGTATGTGAGAGTTTTagatatcatacctttttattgtattgttaagatgtctgctgtagtaaagtatgttaaaAGGAgcttcagatatcatacctttgtattgttaagatgtctattgtagtaaagtatgtgagagttcagatatcatacctttttattgtattgttaagatgtctattgtagtaaagtatgttagagctcagatatcataccttttattgtattgttaagatgtctattgtagtaaagtatgtgagttcaaatatcatacctttattgtattgttaagtgtcattgtagtaaagtatgtgagagttcagatatcataccctttattgtattgttaagatgtctgttgtagtaaagtatgtgacagttcagatatcataccttttactgtattgttaagatgtctattgtagtaaagtatgttagagtgtagatatcataccttttattgtattgttaagatgtctgcTGCAGGAGTATGTGACAATAAGATacctttttattgtattgttaagatgtctattgtagtaaagtatgttagagTTCAGATATCAATCacctttattgtattgttaagatgtctgttGTAGTAGAGTATTGTAGTTAGAGTctgttcagatatcatacctttttattgtattgttaagatgtctattgtagtaaagtatgtgagagctcagatatcatacctttttgtattgttaagatgtctaggAGATGTGAGTAAAAGTATGTGacagttcagatatcatacctttattttgtattgttaagatgtctattgtaggtAAAGTATGTGTAGAGTTCAAATATCATacctttattgtattgttaaagatgtctattgtagtaaagtatgtgagagttcagatatcataccttttattgttattgtagtaaagtatgtagATGTCTGTTGTAGTAAAGATGTATGTTATAAGTTAGAgctcagatatcatacctttattgtattgttaagatgtctgttGTGAAGTACAAGTATGtgagagttcagatatcataccttttgtattgttaagatgtctattgtagtaaagtatgtgagttcaaatatcataccttttattgtattgttaagatgtctattgtgtGTAGTAAAATATGCaagagttcagatatcataccttttattgtattgttaagatgtctattgtagtaaagtatgttagagttcaaatatcatacttttattgtattgtatgtgttatgtctgttgtagtaagtatgtgagagttcagatatcataccttttattgtattgttaagatgtctttTTGTTAGTAAAGTATGTGAGtcttcagatatcataccttttattgtattgttaagatgttgTAGTAAAAGTATGTTAAGAgctcagatatcataccttttattgtattgttaagatgtctgttgtagtgtagtttgtgtagagagttcagatatcatacctttttattgtattgttaagatgtctattgtagtaaagcatgtgagagttcagatatcataccttttgtattgttaagatgtctattgtagtaaagtatgtgagagttcagatatcataccttttattgtattgttaagatgtctgttgtagtaaagtatgtgagagttcaaatatcatacctttttattgtattgttaagatgtctgttgtagtaaagtatgtgagagttcagatatcatacctttttattgtattgttaagatgtctgttGTAGTAGAGTTTGTGAGAGTTCAGATAtcaccttttattgtattgttaagatgtctattgtaagTAAAGCATGTATgtagagttcagatatcataccttttgtattgttaagatgtctattgtagtaaagtatgtgacagttcagatatcataccttttattgtattgttaagatgtctattgtagtaaagtatgtgagagttcagatattattcctttttattgtattgttaagatgtctattgtagtaaagtatgttagagttcaaatatcataccttttttattgtattaagatGTCTGTTGTAGTAGAGTATGtgagagttcagatatcataccttttattgtattgttaagatgtctttTGTTAGTAAAGTATgtgagttcagatatcatacctttttattgtattgttaagatgtctgttgtagtaaagtatgttagagctcagatatcataccttttattgtattgttaagatgtctgtttagtagtaaagtatgtgagagttcagatatcataccttttgtattgttaagatgtctattgtagtaaagtatgtgagttcagatatcataccttttattgtattgttaagatgtctattgtagtaaagtatgttagagCTCAGATATCATATacctttattgtattgttaagatgtctgttGTAGTAGAGTATGtgagagttcagatatcataccttttattgtattgttaagatgtctttTTGTTAGTAAAGTATgtgagttcagatatcatacctttttgtattgttaagatgtctattgtagtaaagtatgtgagagttcagatatcatacctttttattgtattgttaagatgtctattgtagtaaagtatgttagagttcaaatatcataccttttattgtattgttaagatgtctattgtagtaaagtatgtttgagttcagatatcataccttttattgtattgttaagacgtctattgtagtaaagtgtGTTAGAgctcagatatcatacctttattgtattgttaagatatCTGTGGTAGTAAAGTATGTTAAAGTTcaaatatcataccttttattgtattgttaagatgtctgttgtagtaaagtatgtgagagttcagatatcatacatgcttttattgtattgttaaaatgtctattgtagtaaaagTATgtgagttcagatatcataccttttgtattgttaagatgtctgttgtagtaaagtatgtgagagttcagatatcataccttttattgtattgttaagatgtctactGTAATACTTTTTTATGGTTATTGTTATGTCTACTGTAAcatgttctttaaattataattatgatatttactgtaatactttcttcaattgttgttattaatatcatGATTCGTGAccatattttctaattattattttaatgatagtAATTGTATATACCTGTTTTTATTAAGTACCATTACAGTTTGTAGCATTACACTTTAATTACAATctgtaatataacacattttcaaGTGTCATTACAAGCTGTAGTGTAACACATTATTTGAACATGTTTTTGACGTTTGTTGTAAACATCATTGGTGTAGTCTTGTATGTTATATGTTGTTGTTAGGATTAATTATCTTTTCTATACATCTTCACAGattatttaagaatattaattatattattatattactcatGCTGTTGTAAGAATGTATTTCTCCTTCTGCATATAATCAGTATATAAAACTCATAGAAAGACCTAGGCCTAATATGTGATAGGTTGACTATTATATTgctatataatttgaaaatatctagGAAATATACATTCCTGTAGTACAGGGTGTCTtggaaaatcactgtgcacttatatatttattaacagacatgtttcaatatagaatacaggaggtaattatgaatgacaattataaacaatgttgaaagtgactcccgTTGGCATCATTACAGGCTTGGaaccttcttattttgtttctaaacaccgctatcagttgctggcttgaaatagactgaataaaatatgattacaaaactgcacagtgactttccgaacaccctgtataatgaaATGTTTGAAGACTTAGGTAACAACCTATAAGTTTTGGCTGATCAACTGGCTTCTAAGATATCCTATTTACTACTTTGCAACAACCTGGTTTAGGTCATAGTGGATCTTCGAGAGTTCCGTAGTGACCTACCATCTCTCATTCACAGAAGAGGTATAGATATTGAGCCTATTACCTTGGAggtatgttgttattttatatttctttattatataacagCTTTTACCTAATGTATTCTAGCAGACAAATGTTGTATAATGTTAGactttaatagtttgttttcataCTTATTGTTTCATAGATTATGTTTAAACACAATGTGTGTACTTGTAACAAGGAACAAGGCCctagaagaaataaaactaagaTTGAAAACAATGTCACTACCTTTAAACCAATGACTTAGTCAACTAAATGGTCACTTCTCAAGTTTCACTTCATTAGTTTATCGAAACTCATAGAAACTATATTTTAGTCTTCTAAAATTTTTATGAAAaccatatttattttgtaaaatatttctttgttctgAAACtcagtatattttaatgatgaattagaaGCTGTAAGTAATGCAGTTAGTTTTAAGAAGACATGGATGTGATATTTCTAGTAAGTAATGCAGTTAGTTTTAAGAAGACATGGAtgtgatatttctttttaacactaTATACTTTCTGCTTCGTTTTATCATGTGTCTTGTCTCCaagtgggtcagtggtaagtttctgacttacaacacaaaacaattctggggtttgattcctcataataaacacagcagacagtccagtgtggctttgttgaaaaaactaaacatttgtcaGAAAGTATATAATGTTACCTTTGTTTTCTCATTGGTagagactatatatatataccgacTAGTTTGTTCcttcttttgttgttttgaagGTTGGGGATTATATATTGACTCCAAAGACTTGTGTGGAAAGGAAAAGCCTGAATGACCTTATTGGTTCTTTGAATAGTGGTCGACTCTATGCTCAAGTCCAGGCTATGAATCGTTACTACAGACAACCAATTCTTCTGATTGAGTTCGACCAAAACAAAGGATTTTCCCTGCGGGTACATATTTGTTTCTAAGAAATGGTTTTAactaatatctgtatgtttgttgcTGTCAGAtgtgaatgttttgtttaatataccAGTATCTGCATGTAATGCAGTATCCTTCTTGTTTTACAGATCAATGATAAATATAGTGATATCAGGGAAGCTTGTTCACATGTACAGATACAATTGTTTGCACAAACTTTTTAATGTGAGGTTATGACAAGATCTTATACCTTCAAATATTTCTCAGTGGATTTGTTAGTTGAAGAattaaacttgtttattattagttttgatttgtttcaaaTGCATAAtgcacttattattattacttttgtaatgTTCTTCAAGTGTCCGTATATAATCGATGTATTAACCTCTTCAGTTATGAAATGTAAGGTGTGCTTATTTTTGTTAGAAACTCAAAGGagttttttaagtaaaaaatctAGGTTATTCTTTTGTAGCTTGAAGGAAGAATTTAATATCTTATGTGCTTACAAGAAACACAGAGGTAGTAGAAAGTAGTTTATATTGTTCGTCTccctgtttttaatttttatttcaaacaggGAAAGTACTGCTTGTCTACGGGAGTTTCTACCATGAATGTCATTTCCAAGTTGATCCTGTTGACAATTCACTTCCCACGATTGCGACTCTTGTGGTCTCCTTCTCCGCATGTGAGCTCCGAGATGTTTGAGTTATTAAAGGTAAGTCATTAGAAGTGAGTTGATATAATgggtttaacttgtattttaagaATTATGGTGAAAATGGGTGTTAATctttacatgaatattttagtataaaagaatatttgttgttttatctataattaaacatttgtagtttagttgtttatttaaacGATCTATCTGAtttaatacttgaaacatttgttttagctACACTGGTAACTTTCtaaactttagtttctttttataCAATTTCTGATAAAGTTTCAATAAACTTTATTTGACTTCATAAATCCAGAAGGCTTAACACCAACAAGTTAGTTACATTGTGGAGAAGGAAACCAACTAACAgtctgttttcattatttttttaaactgaaaaagaaataattaagtaaCCTAATTACTTCTACATTCTTCCATTCTAGACAgcataattagttttaatatgcAGTTGAGAATCATTTATTTTGCCAGAATTAGTATCACATGTTGTAGTGAAGTTATTTaagtaacattgtttttttaggATTTATAGTAGATATACATGtgattaattaactttaattattcTCTTAACTTTCTactgttttacatattaaattatatcAAATATTCTAGATAACCGATTTAACATTatagtatttcaaaatattttatcattttaactctAAGATACATTCAATTAACTTGTACATCACCCAACAAAACAATTTCAAGTAGTTTccttgtgttattgtttgttacatGAGCAGCTAGGAAAAGATCAACCTGATGCTGGTCATGCTGTTAAAATAACTTCTCAAGAAACAGAAGAAGAATTATCCAACAAATATGCAGTTGCTCCACAGGTAAAACCTGTATCATTCCAGTTCTTTATCTAGTTTCTTTTATAGGTTAAAACTCATGGTAATTTCACTTTCAAGtcatcttttattgaaaaatccAGTTGatgtttctttgtaaaaaaaaaactgattttattacaaTGGAAATTTTAACTGTGTTCTtcaagaaaatatgaaatttgatTAGAGACTACCCAGCCAAGGAAAAATGTGACACTGatcatataaatatgaaattattatagAATCTTGCTAGAAAGTTAGGTGTAACTGGAGTCTTGCTTACTGAAGATCTGGCTTAGCTGTATTGAAAATTACCAAATCAAAAACCAGGCCTAAATTTATCAGTTTATCAGCTGTTCAAATAGCCTCAGTCATTGACATTTAAagctattaaataaatatttgtaaactttaagTTGGCACTTGtcatataaacttatttttggAGGGTGGTAAACCTTGAGCAAATTAGTTTTGTCATAATGATCTGCTTGATTGTTAGAAGGAAATAATGAATTTGATCACTCAGATTCACTACCATCCTGttaaattttgaacaaattaGTGACAGGTAATCACTGTTGTAACTGTTTAGTTTCACTGTTGCACTCATTGGTTGCAGGATTTTTTGTCCCATCTACCTGGAATCAGTTTCAGGAACGTTCGACCCATGATGAAGAACGCGACTAGCCTGGCCGACTTGATTACCAAGTCAAAAGAGGAACTAAATGAAGTACTAGAGAATTCAAACTTGGCAAAGAAGTTATGGGAAGCCTTACACCAGTCTGTGAAAATATCAGATAACCAGCTGTCAGCAAAAAGCACTTTTAGCAAAAATTTgacaaaaaagacaaaataattgtaaaatttaatatgtatatttgaacatttaaagctgtgaaataaaattt from Tachypleus tridentatus isolate NWPU-2018 chromosome 1, ASM421037v1, whole genome shotgun sequence harbors:
- the LOC143232159 gene encoding DNA repair endonuclease XPF-like, translated to MNRYYRQPILLIEFDQNKGFSLRGKYCLSTGVSTMNVISKLILLTIHFPRLRLLWSPSPHVSSEMFELLKLGKDQPDAGHAVKITSQETEEELSNKYAVAPQDFLSHLPGISFRNVRPMMKNATSLADLITKSKEELNEVLENSNLAKKLWEALHQSVKISDNQLSAKSTFSKNLTKKTK